In Planococcus shixiaomingii, the DNA window TCCACTTGTTCCATCGCTTCTAAAACAGTGCATGGCCCTGATACAATGCTGAAGGCGGAAACGAGCCCAATCTCAGCAAGCTGCTTTGCAGACAAGGCTTGTGCCCCGGCCAGGGCAATGACTGGCACACCCGCTTTGTTAGCGGCTTCCGTGATGCCGGTGATGAGCTTGCCGTCAAGCGTCTGTGCGTCCAGCCTCCCTTCCCCTGTGATGATCATGTCGGCGCCCTGTATTTTGCCCTCAAAATCAATGCTCTCCATTACGAGGCCGATGCCTGACTGGAGATCAGCTTGCAAAAAAGCGATGAGCGATGCGCCCATCCCGCCTGCTGCGCCGCCCCCTTCGAAAGACAAGAGGTCCATGCCGCTCTGCTCTTTTGCCACTTCCGCAAAGTGCCGGAGCGCCGCATCGAGCTGGTCAACCATATCGGGAGTTGCACCTTTTTGCGGGCCGAAAATGGCGGAAGCGCCAGCCGCTCCGCACAACCGGTTGCGGACATCGCTTGCGACGAGAAAGCTGGCATGTTGAATTCGCGGATCGAACTCCGAAGGATCAATACGGGCCAACCGGCCAAGGGCTGCGCCGCCGTCTTCCAGTTCAAGTTCCGCTTTGTCATAAAATTTCATGCCGAGCGCCCGGAGCATTCCCGCACCGGCATCGTTCGTTGCACTGCCGCCGATTCCGATGATGAATTTCCGGTAGCCCCGGTCGAGAGCCGCGCGGATCAGTTCACCGGTGCCGTAGCTGGAGGCAATCAACGGATTCTGTTCGTCTTCCCGCAGGAGCGGCAGGCCGGATGCCTGGGCCATTTCAATGACGGCCGTCTCCCCGTCTCCTAAAACACCGAAACCCGATTCGATTGCTCTGAGCAGCGGGTCCCGCACAGTCACCTTCACGATCTTGCCGCCTGAGGCGTACACCATGCTTTCCATAATCCCTTCACCGCCGTCCGCCAAAGGCAGTTCGATCACCTCCGCTTCTGGGAACACGGTCTGTATCCCTTTTTTCACCGCTTGGCAGACTCCCTGTGCCGAAAGCGAACCTTTGAAAGAGTCCGGTGCCACAACAATTTTCATCCCAAGTGCTCCTTCCGATTAAATTCAGCCTGTTACTGGCATAACGTAAAAAATAAAAGACAACCAATTACTATCAGCTGTCTTTTAAGCATCTTTTGTCGTTCGTTTTCTATTGAGCCGAAACGGCCTTGATTTCCAGTTGGTCAGTCAGCAGGAACTCTTGCCCAGCCGCCTTTACGCACAGTTCAGGGCCCGAATGCTTAACGACCCGAATATTCTCATGCGTCAACCGGATTTCCAAACGCCGCCCCCGGTGCATGAGCGGAAATACCAGCTCTGTCCATGCTTCCGGCAATTTCGGATCAAGCTTCAATGCATCCTCTTCAAAAGACACATTGGCAAACCCGAAGACGGTTGTCAGCCATAAAGCACCAAGCGCCGCACTGTGTAGGCCTTCATCCGACGAACTGGGATTCGTCCCCAGATCGATCAGGCACGCCTCTTGGAAGAAGCGGTACGCCATTTCGGGCTTGTTGCACCGTGCCGCCACAATGGCGTGAATGGCTTTGCTCAGCGAAGAGTCGTGAATCGTATGGGCTTCGTAGTATTCAAGGTTGCGGATGGCCGTCTCCGGTGAAACCAGATTTGGAAACAGGTAAAGCAGCATAACGACATCCGCCTGCTTCAAAATTTGCATGCCGTTCACTTCCTGGCGGGAATAATCCAACAGGATCCCTTGGCTTCCCTGCTTCTTTTTGTATTTTTCCAGATCGATTTGCGGCAGCCCCAAAAACGTGTCGTCCTGCGGAATCAGCCCTTCTTTATTTGCTTCCGGCAAATAAAGCCGGCTGAGGAAATCCTCCGCGCGCCGCTTGAAGCCTTCGTCTTCCTGTCCAAACCTTGCCATAAATGTGAGCGCCTGCTTGACATTAAAGTGGGCCATATAGTTTGTGAAAGCATTGTTGTCGACATGCTCCGTATACTCGTCCGGCCCGATGACGTCCTTCAGCGACAGCCGTCCGCCCTCTTCAGTGGTGCGGCTGATCCAGAAAAGAGCGGTTTCCTTCAGCAGGGCTACGCCTTCTTTCGCCATGAACGCTTCATCTTGTGTATGTTCGTAGTACTGCACGGTCGCATAAGCGATATCCGCGACGATGTGGTGTTCGGCAATGGGCGATGCCACCTTTTGCCGTGTTCCCGCGCGGATATTGATGGCGGCGAATTCCGGCGTTTCCTCGTGACCCGAGAGCGCGCTTTCCCACGGAAACAACGCTCCCTCATAGCCGTTCCGGGCCGCCTTGTCTTTTGCTTGTTCGAGTTTCAAGTAGCGGTAGCGCAGCAATTTCCTGGCCGTCTCCGGTTCAGTAAACAAGTGGAATGGCAAGATGAAGATTTCGGAATCCCAGAACACGTGCCCTTTGTAGCCTTCTCCTGTCAGCCCTTTCGCCCCGATGCTGAAACGCTCATCGTGGGCAGGCGTCATGATTTCCAGATGATAAAGCGCAAAGTCCAGAGCGAACTGGTCGAACGGCTTGGCGGAAGAAATCGTTATTTGTTTTTGCTGCCAAAACGCCTGCCACTTGCCCATAGAAGCCGCAAGCAGCGCCTTGTAGCCGAGGGCAGCCGCTTGTCCGGCCTTTTGGACACTGGCTTCTTCCGGCCCCATTCCCTTTAAATCACGGTCAAGCGACGTGTAAAGAACAGTAATTTTTTCAAATTCATACGGTTTTCCGCTGTCGATCAGTGTTTTCACCGTCTGCAGCAGCTGCCGGTTCTTTGCGCCGAAACTCCGTTCGGCCTCCTGACTGCCTTCAGCGATGGCCGCAATCGCCACCTTGTGTCCCGACTCGGTCGTTTCATAGACTCCCAGCATCAACCGGTCATCCAAGACGCGCACGGTCTCTTCCGTCAAATGCTGCTTGCCGAAATTGGTCTGCTGGGCATCGATGCCGGTGGCCACTTCCACTTCCGCCGTCTTATCGAGGCTTGTGATGGTCACTTTCGCTGCAATGACGTGCAGATCTGATTTCGATGCGAAACGCTGAAACAACAGATGGAACCTGGCGCCTTCCCTGTTTTTCCACAAGATTTCCCTGCGCAGTTCCCCGGTCGACAAATCCAGCTGGCGATTGTAATGAAGGATTTCCCCGTCCAGCAGGGAAAAGACGGTTCCGTCGATTTTGATGCGCATGCCTGCAACATCCGGCAGGTTGACCAAATCGGAAGATTCCTCTGCTCCGGCCTTGTTATAGATGCCGGCGATATAAATGCCCCGCGTCTGCTCGGTGTACGCTTCCTCATGCGCCGCGCGCATGCCCAGGTAGCCGTTTCCTTGTGCCATCAAGCTGCCGTACTTCTTCATGTACTGCAGATTGAACGCTTTTTCAGTCAATGTTCTTTTTCTGATCATAGCGATACGCTCTCACCCTTTTCAGCTGATTCGTATAACGCCTCGACGATTCGCTGGATGACATAGCCTTGCTCGCCGTCCGCAATCATGGCTTCTTTGCCAAGACAGTTGTTGACAAACGCAGCCATGCTTTTGAGCTGGCAGTTCTGATCGGCTTTAGTTTTTTGATAAAGGGTGACCAGCTCCCCGCCTTCATCCGTGTAGATGTGCGCAGGGAATAACGTAGCTCCCGCCTGGTCTCCCATAAATTCGGCATTCATGATGGAGTCTTCCTTTATATTCAGCGCAAACGAAGTTTCGATTTGAAGCAAGTGCCCTCCTTCAAGTTCGATAAAACCGAAAAGTGAATCTTCCACTTCGTATTTCTCCGGATCCCATTCACCGAATGAGCCGCTGGATTTTTTCGTGCCGATTTTCTGGAACTGCTTGGCCGTCACTTTTTTGACTGCCGGGAAGCCCAGCACATACATGGCGGCATCAAGCATATGGACACCAATGTCGATCAGCGGCCCGCCGCCCTGCAGCTCTTTGTTGGTGAAATAGCCCCAGCCCGGGATGCCGCTGCGCCGCAGTGCCTGGACTTTCGTGACGTAGATGTCGCCAAGCATTCCGGATGCTGCTTTTTCCCGGATAATTTTTACGTCCTCTGCAAAGCGGTTGTGGAAGTTATAAGCGAGCACTTTGTTGTATTTTTTAGCGGCCTGATGCATGTCCCATGCTTCAGCAGAGGAGATGGCCGGAGGTTTTTCGCATAAGACGTGGCAGCCATTTTCCAGCGCTTTAATGACGGACGCGTAGTGGAAGCTGTTCGGCGTGCAGACGCTGACAATGTCCGGCTTTTCCGCCGCGTACATCTTATCCGCGTCGGTATAAAACCGGGGAATGGCATGTTTTTCCGCAAAGGCTTGCGCCCGTGCCGCGTTCCTTCCCACAATCGCCACGACTTCGAACTCTTTTGCGGTTTGGTAATACGGAACATGAACCGTTTCCGCAATATTGCCTCCGCCAATGATGACTACCTTTTTCTTCTCCACCCGGCATTCTCCTTTACTTTACGCCAATGCTTTTTTCAAATAGTCGGCCGAATCGCGGTACTGCTGTTCCGGATTGTCGCCTCTGACACGGCATTCCAGCGTCAAATACCCTGCGTAGCCATCTTTTTTCAAGCCGTCGAACAGGCGCTTGAAGTCAAGCGACCCGCTGCCCGGCTGAAACCGGTGGTTATCCGCCAAGTGGATATGGCCAATGACGTCCCGGTTGGTGTGCAGCGTTTCCGCCAAATTGTCTTCCTCAATATTCATATGGTAAAAGTCCGCGATGACCTGGACTCTCTCGAATCCATTGTCCTCGATATAACGCCTTGCATCCGCCACGGTATTGATCATGTGATCTTCATAGCGGTTCAACGGCTCCAAGTAAATGATGGTGTCTGTTTCTTTCGCCGCTTGCTCCAGAAAGATGAGCGATTTTGTGACGGCTTCCCGATCCTCTTCCTGGCTTCTCGGAGATTCCATCGGCGGCAGGCGATACGAGAATTGTCCCCATGCGGCGGGTACGACAATGCCTTTTCCGCCCACTTGCTGCAGAGCTTCCAAAATTTCTTTAATTTCCCGAAGCCCGTTCAGCCGTTTTTCTTCACTGAAATCGCCGATCCAGCCGTCATAGCCTCCGCAAGCCGCACTTACAGGAAGGCCTGTTTCCTCGATGGCTTTCTTCACTTCTTTGAGATTATCAACCAGCAGCTTGCCGTCGATTTCAAATCCGTCAAAGCCTATCTCTTTGATAAAGCGAAATTTTTCTCCGATTGCATCCGGAAAAAAAGTTTGATTTTGTGTTCCAAGTTTCATCCATAATCCTCCTATCGCATTTTGTTCCCTCGTTATGCTTCCGGTACCAGTTTCGGATGATGGACAGAACCTTTTTCCAAGGCCACGCCCATCTTGATGCTCAGTTCCGGATTTTGGTCGACGTATTTGACGTATGCGTCCGCACTTTCCTGGAACGGGACGATAGGGTCGATGATGTCTTCACAATTGATATAGCCGTTCATCAACAAATCCCAGCATGTGTCTTCAATGCGCTTGCGGTTCCATCTCGGGTAATCCGGATTCGGTTCGCTCGCCGCACGTGAAAAGACGATTTTGGCGTTGTTGAAATGCGCCTCGCGCCCGAAGTTCAACCCTTCAGGGAACGATTTTCCAAAAGCGACATAGGAAATGGTGCCGCCGTAAGCAATGCCTTTGAGCGCTCCTTGAAGCGCCGCCGCGTTGCCGCTCGTTTCGATGATCGAGTCGGCCCCTATTTTTTTGGTCAATTTTTTGATTTCAAATCCGACATCCACTGCCAGCGGATCCAGTGCGAAGTCCGCTCCGTTGCGAAGCGCCACTTTGCGGCGGTGCGCAATCGGATCAACGGCAATGACGATGCTGGCACCCGCTTTTTTCGCCAATTGAACGGCAATCTGCCCGATAGCGCCAAGCCCGACGATGACCGAATAATCACCGGCGCGCACGTTGGCGTCCCGCACGCCGCTCAAGGCGAATTGGGCCGGGTCGTAGCAAACCGCGTTCTGCCATTTTGCGCCTTCCGGCATTTTGCGCAGACGGTGGTTGTCTACGCCATCGACGATGACGGTTTCCATGACAGGTCCGTATGTGCAGACCGAATCACCGATTTCATAGTCCACCACTTCATCGCCCACTTCAATGATTTTCCCGACAATCATGTTGCCGAGCGGCATTTCGCCGAAGACAAGGCCTTTCGCGCCTTCTTCCCTCGGCATGAACATGCGCCATTCCTCCGAGAACTCTTCTTCGATGAATGGCGTCTGCCCTCTAAAATCCGCCACTTCCGTTCCGTGTTTCGGGGAAGCCGCGTTCACCGCGATTTTCACTTCCCACGGCTGGATCGTGCGGTCTTCGTATTCGATTAATGCGGCAACTCTCGGTTTAACTGCAACTAACTTTTTCATTGAAAATAAACGCTCCTTTTGTATATTAACCTTTTACGCCACCCTCGGTCGCTCCGCCTTTGATGAAGCGCTCGGAGATTCCGTACATGATGATTACCGGCAACGCCGTAACAATCGATGCGGCCATCATGCGGCCCCAGACGTAATCCGGCGTGCTGAACAAGGCGTTCAAGCCGATCGGCAGCGTGAAATTCCCAGAACTAGATAAGAAAACAGATGCAAACAGGAAATCGTTCCAGGCAATCATGAACGCGTAGACAAACACGGAAATGATCCCTGAAATGGACAACGGCATGATGATGTAGAAAATGATCTGCACCCGGTTCAAGCCATCGATCATCGCCGCTTCTTCGATGTCATCCGGGATGGTGTCGAAATAACTTTTCAGCATGAAGATGGCTGCCGGCAGCGTCTGGACGATCAAGGCGATCGTCAGCGCCGTTTTCGTATTGTACAGGCCAAGGCTTGAAATGATTTTAAACAACGGGACGATCAACAGCAGCCCCGAGAACATATAGACGACGTAAAAACTGGAATTGATGGTCGTGCGGCCGAAAAACTTCAGCTTCGACATGGCATACGCGCCGAAAATCGAGAAGACGACCGAAATGACCGCCACGATCAACGACACCACCATGCTGTTGACGAAATACGTGATGTACGGAAACAGCTCCGGGTTGAAGATGTCCGCATAATGTTCGAGCGTCCAGATTTTTGGAAGCAGCGTCGGCGTCTGCGCAATGGCTTCCGTCGTACTTTTAACAGATGTCATGAGCATGATGAAAAACGGAAACAGAGAAATGATCATGACGATCGCAAGGCCGATATAAAAGAAGATCTTTTTGGTCGTTCTGTCTCTCTTGCTGCTAGCCATTGCCATTTGCATTCACCCGCTTTCTCGTTAATAGAATCACCGCGAACAAAATGAGGAACAGGATAACCGAAATAGAAGCAGCCTTGCCCAGGTCGTTAAAGGCGAATGCTGTCTGGTACAGGTAAATCCCGAGTGTATTTACTTGGTTCGTCAGAAGGAAAACATCCTCGAACGTGTAGAACTGCCAGATGGCGCGAAGCGTTGCGACGATGATCAAGACAGGCATGATGGCCGGCAAGGTCACGACTTTGAATTTCTGCCAGGCAGAAGCTCCGTCGATTTCAGCCGCTTCATACAAGGTGTTGTCGATTGTCTGCAAAATCGCCAGGAACGAAATGAACGCATACGGGAAGTAACGCCATATCGCGAACAGCACGACCAGTACAAAACTGCTCGATGGCCGGTCAAACCAGAGCGGCGCCTGATCGAACAGGCCGAGCACATCCACGGTCAGGTAATTGATGACGCCGTAGCTGTTGTTGAACATGTATTTCCAGGCAAAAACTAGCGAGATGGTCGGCGCCACATAAGATGCGATGATGAGTGCGCGCGATAATTTCCGGAACATGAACGGACGGTTGAAGAAAATCGCGACGGCCAGCCCCACGACCGTACTGCCCACGACCGTCAGGAATGTGTAAAGGAACGTGATGCCGAGGCTTTTCAGAAACTCGACATCCGTCAGAATATCCGTGTAGTTCTGGAAGCCAATAAATGTAGGGTCCAGATTCGGGTTGATCGATTGCTCAAAAAAGCTGATCTGGAAATTCGAAACCATCGGATAGGCGACGAGCAGCAAGACCAGAAAGATGCTCGGAAAGAGCAGGACGGCTGCGAGTTTGTTGTCGTTTCTTTTCTTGGCTTTTGTTTTCATGGTCTCCCCCTGATTTTTGGTGCCGTTAAGAAACGGGGTACCTTATTGTGAAAGAACAGGGGATTGCCGAATGGCATCCCCTGGGTTTGAACTTATTGCAGAACTTTTTGCAGGTTGCTTTCCGCTGTCTTGATCGCGTCGTCTACACTTTGTTCACCGACCGTGACGCCGTTGATCATTTTAGGGATCTCGCCAGAACTGGAGATGTCACCCATTTTCAGGAAATTCTTGCCGTCAACAAGCCCGAATACCTGGATGTCATCGAAAGAACTCGCAATTTCGGTTGAAAGTTCACCGAAGGCTTGGACCACTTCGTTGCTCTTGTACGCTTCGCTTTCTGTCACCAAGTCCGATACCGGCTGCGCGCCGCCTGGAGACATCAAGACCCAATCCGTCATGTTTTCAGGCTCTGCCATGAATGTCAGGAATTTCTGCGCCGCTTCTTTTTGTGCATCTTCCAACCCTGACGCAACAGTCAGTGCTGAAGCGCTGCCGAATACCGCTTTTGTTTTGTTTTCCGGAATCGCAAAACCGATTTTCTCGGCATTGCCCTGCTCAAATACACCTGGAAGAATGTAAGTCGAATAGATGGCCATCGGAACAGAACCGTTCATGAAGGCATCGTTCACTTCCGTAACGTCATTCGAACCCGGCATTGTATACTGCGACAAATCTTTATAGAACTGCAGCGCTTCTTTCATTTCCGGTGTGTTGATCGCCAATTCGCCATTGCCATCCAACACGTTGGCGTTGTTGGAAAGGGCAAACTGAGAGAATGCCTGCTCAGAAAATCCGCCTTCAACTGTCGGCATGGCGATGCCGTATTTCTTGCTGCCGCCGTCTGTGAAGGCTTCAGCCACTTCCATGACCTGGTCCCAAGAGGTCGGCTCTTCAAATCCTTCAGCTTCAAGCATTTCCTTGTTGTACCAGATGCCTTGAACCCATCCATTGATCGGCATTCCGGTATAGCTCTTGCCGTCTTCCGTGCCCAATAGCTTCAAAGCGCCTTCATAGAAGTTTTCCGCCCCAACTCCGTCAATGACCGTCTGCACGGCTTCTTTGTCGATGAGCTGATCTTTGTCCATGACACGGGCATAGTCCTGGCCGACTTCAAGCACTTCCGGCAATTCGCCGGCGCTCGCTAACGTCACGATTTTCGTGTTGTACGCATCTTCTTCAACCGGTACCGGCTCTACTTGGATATCCGGATTTGCCTTTTCGAATTTCTCAATGATGTCATTAATGACCGTTATGCGGTCCTGCTCCACTTGCGAGTGCATGAACTCGATTGACACCGAGCCGTCCTCATTTGTTCCTTCTTCTCCACCGCCGCTGCACGCTGCAAGACTTGCCGACAACCCCATAATTGCGAATAACCCAAACGACTTTTTGATCATTGCTGTTCCTCCTCATGAATTGGTTTTAGCCAGAAAAACTGGTACGGGCCGAGCTCTAATCCGTCTTCAAAATCCATTGTCTCCTGTGTAACTATATTGAGGAACCGGCCGGACAGCGGCAAGCGGACTTGCCCGTCCGTCAGGTTGTTGAGGACCAGAAGCGATTCGCCCGCTTTGCCTGTTCTCGAGAAGGCGAATACCGCTTCCCCGAAATCCTCCACCTGCATCGGCACGTTCGGATGGAAAAGCGCTTCCGCCTTCCGCACCTTGATGATGTCCGTCAGTTCCGTAAACACCCTGTTTCTTCTCGAGCCGCTTTCCTGGAGCTCGTGTTCAATTTCAGCAAAACCGTATTTCTGGCGGTTGATTGACCGGTTGGCGCCGGTTTCCTTGACGCCTTCATAATCGTTCCGGGAACCGAGAATGCTTTGGATATAAACCGCCGGAACCCCGGGCAGCGTGAGCAGCACCGAGTGCGCCGCCAAAAAGCGCTTGATGCGCAAAGAGTCGTCATCATCCTTTTTGTTCAATGCGTCAAAATACGTCACGTTGATTTCGTACGGGATATTTTCGCCCGTCTCGGTTTTTTTGTAATTGACGAGTGCGCCTTCCGCTTTTAAGGCGTCCACCATAGCCCCGATCTCCTCCTCCGGGATGATGCCCCGTATCGGATTGACGCCAATGCCGTCATGCGAGGCGAGGAAATTGTAGAATGTCGTATCCCGATTGCCGGCCGGCAGCCCCTTCGCCCATTCCGTCAATGCGCGGGTATTGCCGTTGTGGATGGAATACAGCACGAGCGGTGGCAATGGAAACTGATAAACCATATGGGCCTCGTCATGGCCGTTGCCAAAATAAGCTACGTTGTCCTTATGCGGCACATTCGTTTCGGTGATGAGCACCGTCCCTTTCGCCACGTTGTCCACCACATCGCGGAACAGCTTGACGATTTCGTGCGTCTTTTCGTGGTGGATGCACGTTGTGCCGATTTCTTTCCACATAAAGCCGATCGCGTCCAGCCGTATGTATTCCGCCCCCTGCTCAATGTAGAACAGCAGCACTTCGATCATCTCTGCCAATACGTCAGGGTTCGCAAAATTTAAGTCGATCTGGTCTGCGCTGAACGTCGTCCAGATGTGCTTCTCTTCGCCGTTTGCCAGACGGAACGGTGTGAGAAGCGGCAACGCGCGCGGACGCGTCACCTTGCTGAGGTCTTCGGCCGGATCCACCTCCACAAAATAATCGGCGTATTTCGGGTTGTTCTTCACATACTCCTGGAACCACTCGCTTCTCGCGGAAATGTGGTTGCAGACATCGTCAAACATGATGCGCGCCGATCCGGACAGCTCGTGGATATCGTTCCAATCGCCCATCTCCGGATCCACCTGCCTATAGTCGATGACCGAGAATCCATCATCCGAGGAATACGGGTAAAACGGCAAAATGTGGACAATGCCAAATTTGTCCGACAGGTAAGCGTCGTACATTTTCTTCAAGGTTTGAAGCGTCGGCTTGCCTTCTTCATTGAACTGGTCGCCGTACGTGATCAGCACGACATCCTCTTCGTCCCACGCCGGCTTTCTTTGGCGCAGCTCCTTGGCTTTTATTTTCTCCATCGCCGCCTCAATATGGGAATAGACTTTTTCAATATTCTGATCTTCATAGATATAGGAAAGCCGTTCTTTTATTCGGTTCATACCGAACCTCCTTTTTGATAACGCTTTCATTTGAAATAAAAAATTTAAATTTTATGTATGCTAATTCTGAAAAATGGTATATATTTGATTGGTACCGGTCCCACGATTAGAATATATAATAGAAAACGCTGTCTGTCAAACCGGATATGGAAGAAACAGCTAGATTTCTACATCCCTTTCACATATTATAAAGTAGCTTAGAACCATGCTTTTACATAACAATGTCCTATACCAGGCGTTCCTTACAAGCCATTAAGCGGCTTTAGGAACATGCCCTTACATAAGCAGAATGCTGCATCCAATTTTAGCGTATTTCAAAACGAATAAAGGAAGGAAAGAACATGGCTCCTACAATTTACGACATCGCCCGCGTGGCCAATGTCTCCAAGTCGACCGTCTCCCGGGTCCTGAACAATCAGCAGAACATTTCGGACGAAGCAAGGGAACGTGTGCAGAGTGCCATCAAGGAGTTGAACTACCATCCGAACAAGCTCGCCCGCTCGCTGTCGACCGGCTTCGACGCCATACTGGTCATTTCGCGGTCGAGTGCGACAATTGTCGACAACCCATTTTTCTCGGAAATCCTCAATTCCGTTTCCCGAAAAGCGGAGGAAGAACATTTTGACGTCATCCTACAGACATCGCAGAACAACCAGGACGAACTGAAAAAATGCATTAAAAAGATCAAGGAAAAAATGATCAAAGGCATTATCATCCTGTCGTCGCCGACAAATGAAAAGTTGTTGCAGCAGCTCGACGTCTTTGGCATTCCCGTCGTCGTCATCGGCAAAGTGACCGGCGATTACGCAAACATTTTCAGTGTCGATACCGACAACTACCGGGACAGCTTTGACCAGACCCAGTACTTGATCGACCTTGGCCACAAGAAAATCGCCTGCCTGCACTCGCCGTTCGATTACAATGTCGCAATTGACCGGTTCAATGGCTATCTGGACTGCATGAAAGAGAACGGACTTCCGCCTGAATCCGGTTGGGTCATCAACAGCGGCTACACGATCGACAAAGCGTACAAAGCGGCCAAAAGCCTGTTGCGGCTGAAAAACCGCCCGACCGCCATTTTTGCAACGGACGATTTGAAAGTCATCAGCGTCTACCGCGCGTTCAGCGAAGCAAATGTCCGCATACCAGCTGACATTTCCGTCATCGGCTACAGCAATTCCAACCTGGCGCAGTTTCTGTTCCCGTCGCTGACCAGCATGGAAATCCCGATTCGCAAGCTCGGCGAGACCGGAACCGAGCTGCTGTTCTCGAAGATTAGAGGGACAGCAGGCGCGACGCCGCAGCGGATCATCATCCCTACCCCCAACATCAAAGGGGATTCGGTGGCTGCGATGAGCGGTAATTGAGCAGGCAAACAAAAGTTTGAGGTTTTTTGCGGTCAAATTGGTAAGTATTGAGGTTACAGCTTTTACAACTCGCTCCGGCTGCTTTGGGCAGGGCTTTCGCAAGAAGCCAGGAAAATCGCCTGTCTTCTTGCTTCGCCTTGCCCTTGGACGCAGCGTCGCTGGAAAGCATTTTAAAAAGCAGCATCGCCTGCTTTAGATT includes these proteins:
- a CDS encoding ABC transporter substrate-binding protein — protein: MIKKSFGLFAIMGLSASLAACSGGGEEGTNEDGSVSIEFMHSQVEQDRITVINDIIEKFEKANPDIQVEPVPVEEDAYNTKIVTLASAGELPEVLEVGQDYARVMDKDQLIDKEAVQTVIDGVGAENFYEGALKLLGTEDGKSYTGMPINGWVQGIWYNKEMLEAEGFEEPTSWDQVMEVAEAFTDGGSKKYGIAMPTVEGGFSEQAFSQFALSNNANVLDGNGELAINTPEMKEALQFYKDLSQYTMPGSNDVTEVNDAFMNGSVPMAIYSTYILPGVFEQGNAEKIGFAIPENKTKAVFGSASALTVASGLEDAQKEAAQKFLTFMAEPENMTDWVLMSPGGAQPVSDLVTESEAYKSNEVVQAFGELSTEIASSFDDIQVFGLVDGKNFLKMGDISSSGEIPKMINGVTVGEQSVDDAIKTAESNLQKVLQ
- a CDS encoding alpha-amylase family glycosyl hydrolase; protein product: MNRIKERLSYIYEDQNIEKVYSHIEAAMEKIKAKELRQRKPAWDEEDVVLITYGDQFNEEGKPTLQTLKKMYDAYLSDKFGIVHILPFYPYSSDDGFSVIDYRQVDPEMGDWNDIHELSGSARIMFDDVCNHISARSEWFQEYVKNNPKYADYFVEVDPAEDLSKVTRPRALPLLTPFRLANGEEKHIWTTFSADQIDLNFANPDVLAEMIEVLLFYIEQGAEYIRLDAIGFMWKEIGTTCIHHEKTHEIVKLFRDVVDNVAKGTVLITETNVPHKDNVAYFGNGHDEAHMVYQFPLPPLVLYSIHNGNTRALTEWAKGLPAGNRDTTFYNFLASHDGIGVNPIRGIIPEEEIGAMVDALKAEGALVNYKKTETGENIPYEINVTYFDALNKKDDDDSLRIKRFLAAHSVLLTLPGVPAVYIQSILGSRNDYEGVKETGANRSINRQKYGFAEIEHELQESGSRRNRVFTELTDIIKVRKAEALFHPNVPMQVEDFGEAVFAFSRTGKAGESLLVLNNLTDGQVRLPLSGRFLNIVTQETMDFEDGLELGPYQFFWLKPIHEEEQQ
- a CDS encoding LacI family DNA-binding transcriptional regulator translates to MAPTIYDIARVANVSKSTVSRVLNNQQNISDEARERVQSAIKELNYHPNKLARSLSTGFDAILVISRSSATIVDNPFFSEILNSVSRKAEEEHFDVILQTSQNNQDELKKCIKKIKEKMIKGIIILSSPTNEKLLQQLDVFGIPVVVIGKVTGDYANIFSVDTDNYRDSFDQTQYLIDLGHKKIACLHSPFDYNVAIDRFNGYLDCMKENGLPPESGWVINSGYTIDKAYKAAKSLLRLKNRPTAIFATDDLKVISVYRAFSEANVRIPADISVIGYSNSNLAQFLFPSLTSMEIPIRKLGETGTELLFSKIRGTAGATPQRIIIPTPNIKGDSVAAMSGN